A segment of the Longimicrobium sp. genome:
TCCAGCGGAAGGTCTTCGTGCGTGCACATGGCCTGCAGCGCGTAGATCTCGCCCTCCACGTTGCACAGCACGATCTCGCGCCCGCCCACGGTGAACTCGCGCGCCTCGCCTTCGGGAACGTCGCGGAGCGTCGCGGCCTGGTGTTCCGCCATCGGTTCTTCTCGTTCGGTTCTGGTCCGGGGGCCGCTATTCCACGGCGGGGAGGGACGGTGTGTCGGGGTCGTCTGGAAAGTTCTTCTTCTCGGCCCGGAAAAAGGCCTCCACCACCTCCGGATCGAACTGCGTCCCGGAGTTGCGCCGGATCTCCTCCATGGCGAACTCGCAGCTGCTGGCGTCGCGGTACGGGCGCGAGCTGATGATGGCGTCGTAGGTATCCACCACCGCCACGATGCGCCCCTGCAGCGAAATCTCGTCTCCGCGCAGGCCGCAGGGATAGCCGGAGCCGTCCCAACGCTCCTGGTGATGGAGCACCGCGGGGAGGCCGGGGCGAAGGAACGAGCTGCGCTCCATGATCACCCCGCCGATCTCGGGGTGCCGCTTCATCTCCTCGTACTCGTCCACCGTCAGGCGGCCCGGCTTCTTCAGCACGTGGTCGGATACGCCGATCTTGCCCACGTCGTGCAGCAGCGCGCCCACCCAGAGCGCACGCAGCTCGTCGCGCCGCAGCCCCATCTCGCGGCCGGTCGCCGCGGCATAGCGGGCCACGCGCTCCACGTGGCCGCCCGTGTAGTCGTCACGCGTTTCGATGGCGCTGGCCAGGGAGCGCAGCGCATCCATCAGCAGCGCCTCCAGCTGGCGCGCCTGCTCGGCCACGCGGTCCTCCAGGTGCTGCTGGTACGACCGGTTCTCGCGCAGCAGGCGGCGGTAGCTGAGCGCGCGTTCCACCGCGAGCAGCACCTCGTCCAGGTTGAAGGGCTTCACCAGGTAGTCGTCGGCCTGCACGCGCAACGCCTCGACCGCGTTCTCGACGGTGGAGGCGCCGGTGAGGATGATGAACCCCACCGTGTCGTCCAGCGCACGCACGCGGCGAAGCAGCTCCAGCCCGGTCATCCCCGGCATCTGCAGGTCCGAGAGGATGAGGTCCGCCCCGCGCGACTGGAACGCCTCCAGCGCCTCCGATCCATCCACCGCCTCCTCGACCTGGTACCCGCCCTGGGCCAGGATCACGTGAAGGACGCCGCGGATGGCCGGATCGTCGTCGGCCACCAGCACCCGGACGGGAGCGTTCACGGGGCCCCCGCGCGAAATCCGGCCACGCGCAGCACCAGGTCGTGGGCGATGCGGATGCCGGGGCGGCCGCTGACCGCCAGCTCCGCCGCGGGTACCCGCGCCACCTCCGCGCCGTTCGCGATGAACACGACGGTGTCGGCGCCCACGTGCACCTCCAGCCGGTTGGCGCGC
Coding sequences within it:
- a CDS encoding HD-GYP domain-containing protein; this translates as MNAPVRVLVADDDPAIRGVLHVILAQGGYQVEEAVDGSEALEAFQSRGADLILSDLQMPGMTGLELLRRVRALDDTVGFIILTGASTVENAVEALRVQADDYLVKPFNLDEVLLAVERALSYRRLLRENRSYQQHLEDRVAEQARQLEALLMDALRSLASAIETRDDYTGGHVERVARYAAATGREMGLRRDELRALWVGALLHDVGKIGVSDHVLKKPGRLTVDEYEEMKRHPEIGGVIMERSSFLRPGLPAVLHHQERWDGSGYPCGLRGDEISLQGRIVAVVDTYDAIISSRPYRDASSCEFAMEEIRRNSGTQFDPEVVEAFFRAEKKNFPDDPDTPSLPAVE